One window of the Spirochaetaceae bacterium genome contains the following:
- a CDS encoding type II toxin-antitoxin system RelE/ParE family toxin: MIEIREYIDTKGRSPYARWFNRLNAPAAAKVATALVRMDQGNLSNVKGVGSGVFESRIDFGPGYRVYFGKDGNAVIILLGGGTKKRQQQAIETAKDLWRDYKRRKQRER; encoded by the coding sequence ATGATCGAAATCAGGGAATACATCGACACCAAAGGTCGCAGCCCGTACGCGCGTTGGTTCAACCGGCTGAACGCACCAGCCGCGGCCAAGGTGGCGACCGCTCTGGTGCGGATGGATCAGGGCAACCTCTCCAACGTCAAGGGTGTGGGCTCGGGAGTCTTTGAATCCCGGATAGACTTCGGTCCCGGCTACCGGGTCTATTTCGGTAAGGATGGAAATGCCGTGATCATCCTGTTGGGTGGTGGAACCAAGAAGCGTCAGCAGCAGGCAATCGAAACCGCCAAGGATCTCTGGCGGGACTACAAGCGGCGCAAGCAGCGGGAGAGGTGA